One region of Glycine max cultivar Williams 82 chromosome 9, Glycine_max_v4.0, whole genome shotgun sequence genomic DNA includes:
- the CRK14 gene encoding cysteine-rich receptor-like protein kinase 6 isoform X2: MVELSKSNTIMPSSKTLLLITNLTLLSFATTEAQNDPFYLYKDCSSDKTSPNTSFQFNLKNLLSSLSSNATRNTPFYNTTINGENPSDSIYGLFMCRADVSSHLCQLCVLNATQQLSSECSLSKQAVIWYEECMVWYSTSSIFSSVATTPSSPMKNSGKVPKPERFMRLVFRTINQTADEASFQSSIGNNKFATKEATNVSGISQTQTLYCLAQCTPNLSPHDCRTCLDDAIRKIQECCEGRIGGRVLFPSCNVRYEMYPFYNVRSATPVPKLIPETKTSHADSNLSEFPIYLSHNCTNKTFNANNSAFQTHLTTLLFNLASNATTGNKFYTADVANTVFGLFLCRDQEDLPSGLCGECVKNATHEISSKCGSFHEAIIWYSQCMLRYSYRNFFNEMETGPVFSELNTTNKDDEQNFFTMKLAKALDQAAIQAGDSDEKYGKRTTKLNDLQTLYALAQCTQNLSIEDCKGCLGIVIGTSIPWSRLGSIGGRVLYPSCNIRFELFQFYKDNDKSGTSSSPERRKGKSPIIILIVVLASISVTLFFSAYYFLHKNARKRRAAILEDNFGLEMATLESLQFDLATIIAATNRFSDQNKIGKGGFGEVYKGILLDGLQIAVKRLSKSSKQGSNEFKNEVLLIAKLQHRNLVTLIGFCLEEQEKILIYEYVPNKSLDYFLFDSQPQKLSWSQRYNIIGGIIQGILYLHEHSRLKVIHRDLKPSNVLLDECMIPKISDFGLARIVEINQDQGSTSVIVGTYGYMSPEYAMFGQFSEKSDVFSFGVMVLEIISGKKNFSSYESHRITNGLLSYVWKQWSDHTPLNTLDPDITENYSEIEVIKCIQIGLLCVQQDPDARPTMVTVASYLTSHPIELPTPQEPAFFLHGRMDENAVANESSSNQSINTSTPLIFSNNQMSISQFLPR; encoded by the exons ATGGTAGAGCTCTCAAAAAGTAACACAATCATGCCTTCCAGTAAGACTCTCCTCCTCATAACTAATCTCACCCTTCTCAGTTTTGCAACAACTGAGGCACAAAATGACCCTTTCTATCTATACAAAGATTGTTCCAGCGACAAAACCAGCCCCAACACCTCCTTCCAATTTAACCTCAAGAACCTCCTTTCTTCCCTATCATCCAACGCCACCCGCAACACCCCATTTTACAACACCACAATCAATGGCGAAAACCCCTCTGACTCTATCTATGGACTTTTCATGTGTAGGGCTGACGTGTCCTCTCACCTCTGCCAACTATGCGTCCTGAATGCAACCCAACAACTATCATCAGAATGCTCCTTATCCAAACAAGCAGTCATATGGTACGAGGAGTGCATGGTTTGGTATTCCACGTCTTCTATTTTCTCCAGTGTGGCCACAACACCTAGTAGTCCCATGAAGAACAGTGGTAAAGTCCCAAAGCCAGAAAGATTCATGCGTTTAGTGTTCAGGACAATAAACCAAACTGCAGATGAAGCATCATTCCAATCAAGTATTGGTAACAATAAGTTCGCAACAAAGGAAGCAACAAACGTGTCAGGAATATCTCAGACTCAAACCCTTTATTGTTTAGCTCAGTGCACACCGAATCTTTCACCACATGATTGTAGAACATGCCTTGATGATGCAATAAGGAAAATTCAAGAGTGTTGTGAAGGAAGGATAGGAGGGAGAGTTCTGTTTCCTAGCTGCAATGTTAGGTATGAAATGTACCCTTTCTACAATGTTCGTTCAGCAACTCCTGTACCAAAGCTTATTCCTGAAACAAAAACTTCCCATGCAGATTCAAATTTATCAGAATTTCCTATTTATCTTTCTCATAATTGCACAAACAAAACCTTCAATGCCAACAACAGTGCTTTCCAAACACACCTCACCACACTCTTATTTAACCTAGCTTCTAATGCCACAACCGGGAACAAGTTTTATACGGCTGATGTGGCTAACACAGTGTTTGGTCTCTTCTTGTGCCGAGACCAAGAGGATCTTCCTTCAGGGCTTTGTGGTGAGTGTGTCAAAAACGCAACGCATGAAATATCATCAAAGTGTGGCTCGTTCCATGAGGCTATAATTTGGTACAGCCAGTGCATGCTTCGCTATTCCTATAGAAATTTTTTCAATGAAATGGAAACAGGTCCTGTGTTTTCTGAGTTGAACACCACCAACAAGGATGATGAACAAAATTTCTTTACGATGAAGTTAGCGAAGGCGTTAGATCAAGCGGCGATCCAGGCAGGGGACAGTGATGAGAAATACGGAAAAAGGACGACAAAATTGAATGATTTGCAAACCCTTTATGCTCTTGCTCAGTGCACACAAAATTTGTCTATTGAAGATTGCAAGGGTTGTCTGGGAATTGTGATTGGAACATCAATTCCATGGTCTCGTTTGGGAAGCATAGGGGGAAGAGTTTTGTATCCTAGCTGCAATATCAGGTTTGAATTGTTCCAATTCTACAAAGACAATGACAAATCTGGGACGTCATCATCACCAG AAAGAAGAAAAGGCAAGTCGCCAATAATTATCTTGATTGTTGTGTTGGCAAGTATTTCTGTGACGTTATTCTTTTCAGCTTACTATTTTCTACATAAAAATGCAAGAAAGAGGCGTGCAGCTATTCTCGAAGATAATT TTGGTCTTGAAATGGCTACTTTAGAGTCGTTGCAATTTGATTTGGCTACCATTATAGCAGCAACTAATAGATTTTCAGACCAGAATAAAATAGGCAAAGGTGGATTTGGAGAAGTTTACAAG GGTATTCTTCTTGATGGATTACAAATAGCTGTAAAGAGATTATCAAAAAGTTCAAAGCAAGGATCAAATGAGTTCAAGAATGAAGTTTTATTAATAGCCAAACTTCAACATAGAAATCTTGTGACTCTAATTGGTTTTTGCCTTGAGGAACaagaaaaaatacttatttatgaATATGTGCCAAACAAGAGCCTTGATTACTTTCTATTTG ATTCTCAACCACAAAAGTTAAGTTGGTCCCAACGCTATAATATTATAGGAGGAATTATTCAAGGAATTCTTTATTTACATGAACATTCTAGACTAAAAGTTATACATCGTGATCTCAAACCCAGTAATGTTCTATTAGATGAatgtatgattccaaaaatttcaGATTTTGGTCTCGCCAGAATTGTTGAAATAAATCAAGACCAAGGGAGTACAAGTGTAATTGTTGGAACATA tgGTTATATGTCTCCAGAATATGCAATGTTCGGACAATTTTCTGAGAAGTCAGATGTTTTCAGTTTTGGTGTCATGGTTTTAGAGATTATAAGtggaaaaaagaatttcagTTCTTATGAATCACACCGTATTACTAATGGCCTCTTAAGCTAT GTTTGGAAACAATGGAGTGATCACACACCTTTGAACACATTGGACCCAGATATTACTGAAAATTATTCTGAAATTGAGGTCATCAAGTGCATTCAGATTGGTTTATTATGCGTTCAACAAGACCCTGATGCTAGACCTACAATGGTGACAGTTGCTTCATATCTGACTAGTCACCCTATTGAATTGCCAACACCACAAGAGCCTGCATTTTTCTTGCATGGTAGAATGGATGAAAATGCAGTTGCGAATGAATCAAGTTCCAACCAATCGATCAACACTTCTACACCATTAATATTCTCTAACAATCAAATGTCTATAAGCCAATTTCTTCCTCGATAG
- the CRK14 gene encoding putative receptor-like protein kinase At4g00960 isoform X3 codes for MLDSNLSEFPIYLSHNCTNKTFNANNSAFQTHLTTLLFNLASNATTGNKFYTADVANTVFGLFLCRDQEDLPSGLCGECVKNATHEISSKCGSFHEAIIWYSQCMLRYSYRNFFNEMETGPVFSELNTTNKDDEQNFFTMKLAKALDQAAIQAGDSDEKYGKRTTKLNDLQTLYALAQCTQNLSIEDCKGCLGIVIGTSIPWSRLGSIGGRVLYPSCNIRFELFQFYKDNDKSGTSSSPERRKGKSPIIILIVVLASISVTLFFSAYYFLHKNARKRRAAILEDNFGLEMATLESLQFDLATIIAATNRFSDQNKIGKGGFGEVYKGILLDGLQIAVKRLSKSSKQGSNEFKNEVLLIAKLQHRNLVTLIGFCLEEQEKILIYEYVPNKSLDYFLFDSQPQKLSWSQRYNIIGGIIQGILYLHEHSRLKVIHRDLKPSNVLLDECMIPKISDFGLARIVEINQDQGSTSVIVGTYGYMSPEYAMFGQFSEKSDVFSFGVMVLEIISGKKNFSSYESHRITNGLLSYVWKQWSDHTPLNTLDPDITENYSEIEVIKCIQIGLLCVQQDPDARPTMVTVASYLTSHPIELPTPQEPAFFLHGRMDENAVANESSSNQSINTSTPLIFSNNQMSISQFLPR; via the exons ATGTTAG ATTCAAATTTATCAGAATTTCCTATTTATCTTTCTCATAATTGCACAAACAAAACCTTCAATGCCAACAACAGTGCTTTCCAAACACACCTCACCACACTCTTATTTAACCTAGCTTCTAATGCCACAACCGGGAACAAGTTTTATACGGCTGATGTGGCTAACACAGTGTTTGGTCTCTTCTTGTGCCGAGACCAAGAGGATCTTCCTTCAGGGCTTTGTGGTGAGTGTGTCAAAAACGCAACGCATGAAATATCATCAAAGTGTGGCTCGTTCCATGAGGCTATAATTTGGTACAGCCAGTGCATGCTTCGCTATTCCTATAGAAATTTTTTCAATGAAATGGAAACAGGTCCTGTGTTTTCTGAGTTGAACACCACCAACAAGGATGATGAACAAAATTTCTTTACGATGAAGTTAGCGAAGGCGTTAGATCAAGCGGCGATCCAGGCAGGGGACAGTGATGAGAAATACGGAAAAAGGACGACAAAATTGAATGATTTGCAAACCCTTTATGCTCTTGCTCAGTGCACACAAAATTTGTCTATTGAAGATTGCAAGGGTTGTCTGGGAATTGTGATTGGAACATCAATTCCATGGTCTCGTTTGGGAAGCATAGGGGGAAGAGTTTTGTATCCTAGCTGCAATATCAGGTTTGAATTGTTCCAATTCTACAAAGACAATGACAAATCTGGGACGTCATCATCACCAG AAAGAAGAAAAGGCAAGTCGCCAATAATTATCTTGATTGTTGTGTTGGCAAGTATTTCTGTGACGTTATTCTTTTCAGCTTACTATTTTCTACATAAAAATGCAAGAAAGAGGCGTGCAGCTATTCTCGAAGATAATT TTGGTCTTGAAATGGCTACTTTAGAGTCGTTGCAATTTGATTTGGCTACCATTATAGCAGCAACTAATAGATTTTCAGACCAGAATAAAATAGGCAAAGGTGGATTTGGAGAAGTTTACAAG GGTATTCTTCTTGATGGATTACAAATAGCTGTAAAGAGATTATCAAAAAGTTCAAAGCAAGGATCAAATGAGTTCAAGAATGAAGTTTTATTAATAGCCAAACTTCAACATAGAAATCTTGTGACTCTAATTGGTTTTTGCCTTGAGGAACaagaaaaaatacttatttatgaATATGTGCCAAACAAGAGCCTTGATTACTTTCTATTTG ATTCTCAACCACAAAAGTTAAGTTGGTCCCAACGCTATAATATTATAGGAGGAATTATTCAAGGAATTCTTTATTTACATGAACATTCTAGACTAAAAGTTATACATCGTGATCTCAAACCCAGTAATGTTCTATTAGATGAatgtatgattccaaaaatttcaGATTTTGGTCTCGCCAGAATTGTTGAAATAAATCAAGACCAAGGGAGTACAAGTGTAATTGTTGGAACATA tgGTTATATGTCTCCAGAATATGCAATGTTCGGACAATTTTCTGAGAAGTCAGATGTTTTCAGTTTTGGTGTCATGGTTTTAGAGATTATAAGtggaaaaaagaatttcagTTCTTATGAATCACACCGTATTACTAATGGCCTCTTAAGCTAT GTTTGGAAACAATGGAGTGATCACACACCTTTGAACACATTGGACCCAGATATTACTGAAAATTATTCTGAAATTGAGGTCATCAAGTGCATTCAGATTGGTTTATTATGCGTTCAACAAGACCCTGATGCTAGACCTACAATGGTGACAGTTGCTTCATATCTGACTAGTCACCCTATTGAATTGCCAACACCACAAGAGCCTGCATTTTTCTTGCATGGTAGAATGGATGAAAATGCAGTTGCGAATGAATCAAGTTCCAACCAATCGATCAACACTTCTACACCATTAATATTCTCTAACAATCAAATGTCTATAAGCCAATTTCTTCCTCGATA
- the CRK14 gene encoding cysteine-rich receptor-like protein kinase 6 isoform X1, which translates to MVELSKSNTIMPSSKTLLLITNLTLLSFATTEAQNDPFYLYKDCSSDKTSPNTSFQFNLKNLLSSLSSNATRNTPFYNTTINGENPSDSIYGLFMCRADVSSHLCQLCVLNATQQLSSECSLSKQAVIWYEECMVWYSTSSIFSSVATTPSSPMKNSGKVPKPERFMRLVFRTINQTADEASFQSSIGNNKFATKEATNVSGISQTQTLYCLAQCTPNLSPHDCRTCLDDAIRKIQECCEGRIGGRVLFPSCNVRYEMYPFYNVRSATPVPKLIPETKTSHADSNLSEFPIYLSHNCTNKTFNANNSAFQTHLTTLLFNLASNATTGNKFYTADVANTVFGLFLCRDQEDLPSGLCGECVKNATHEISSKCGSFHEAIIWYSQCMLRYSYRNFFNEMETGPVFSELNTTNKDDEQNFFTMKLAKALDQAAIQAGDSDEKYGKRTTKLNDLQTLYALAQCTQNLSIEDCKGCLGIVIGTSIPWSRLGSIGGRVLYPSCNIRFELFQFYKDNDKSGTSSSPERRKGKSPIIILIVVLASISVTLFFSAYYFLHKNARKRRAAILEDNFGLEMATLESLQFDLATIIAATNRFSDQNKIGKGGFGEVYKGILLDGLQIAVKRLSKSSKQGSNEFKNEVLLIAKLQHRNLVTLIGFCLEEQEKILIYEYVPNKSLDYFLFDSQPQKLSWSQRYNIIGGIIQGILYLHEHSRLKVIHRDLKPSNVLLDECMIPKISDFGLARIVEINQDQGSTSVIVGTYGYMSPEYAMFGQFSEKSDVFSFGVMVLEIISGKKNFSSYESHRITNGLLSYVWKQWSDHTPLNTLDPDITENYSEIEVIKCIQIGLLCVQQDPDARPTMVTVASYLTSHPIELPTPQEPAFFLHGRMDENAVANESSSNQSINTSTPLIFSNNQMSISQFLPR; encoded by the exons ATGGTAGAGCTCTCAAAAAGTAACACAATCATGCCTTCCAGTAAGACTCTCCTCCTCATAACTAATCTCACCCTTCTCAGTTTTGCAACAACTGAGGCACAAAATGACCCTTTCTATCTATACAAAGATTGTTCCAGCGACAAAACCAGCCCCAACACCTCCTTCCAATTTAACCTCAAGAACCTCCTTTCTTCCCTATCATCCAACGCCACCCGCAACACCCCATTTTACAACACCACAATCAATGGCGAAAACCCCTCTGACTCTATCTATGGACTTTTCATGTGTAGGGCTGACGTGTCCTCTCACCTCTGCCAACTATGCGTCCTGAATGCAACCCAACAACTATCATCAGAATGCTCCTTATCCAAACAAGCAGTCATATGGTACGAGGAGTGCATGGTTTGGTATTCCACGTCTTCTATTTTCTCCAGTGTGGCCACAACACCTAGTAGTCCCATGAAGAACAGTGGTAAAGTCCCAAAGCCAGAAAGATTCATGCGTTTAGTGTTCAGGACAATAAACCAAACTGCAGATGAAGCATCATTCCAATCAAGTATTGGTAACAATAAGTTCGCAACAAAGGAAGCAACAAACGTGTCAGGAATATCTCAGACTCAAACCCTTTATTGTTTAGCTCAGTGCACACCGAATCTTTCACCACATGATTGTAGAACATGCCTTGATGATGCAATAAGGAAAATTCAAGAGTGTTGTGAAGGAAGGATAGGAGGGAGAGTTCTGTTTCCTAGCTGCAATGTTAGGTATGAAATGTACCCTTTCTACAATGTTCGTTCAGCAACTCCTGTACCAAAGCTTATTCCTGAAACAAAAACTTCCCATGCAGATTCAAATTTATCAGAATTTCCTATTTATCTTTCTCATAATTGCACAAACAAAACCTTCAATGCCAACAACAGTGCTTTCCAAACACACCTCACCACACTCTTATTTAACCTAGCTTCTAATGCCACAACCGGGAACAAGTTTTATACGGCTGATGTGGCTAACACAGTGTTTGGTCTCTTCTTGTGCCGAGACCAAGAGGATCTTCCTTCAGGGCTTTGTGGTGAGTGTGTCAAAAACGCAACGCATGAAATATCATCAAAGTGTGGCTCGTTCCATGAGGCTATAATTTGGTACAGCCAGTGCATGCTTCGCTATTCCTATAGAAATTTTTTCAATGAAATGGAAACAGGTCCTGTGTTTTCTGAGTTGAACACCACCAACAAGGATGATGAACAAAATTTCTTTACGATGAAGTTAGCGAAGGCGTTAGATCAAGCGGCGATCCAGGCAGGGGACAGTGATGAGAAATACGGAAAAAGGACGACAAAATTGAATGATTTGCAAACCCTTTATGCTCTTGCTCAGTGCACACAAAATTTGTCTATTGAAGATTGCAAGGGTTGTCTGGGAATTGTGATTGGAACATCAATTCCATGGTCTCGTTTGGGAAGCATAGGGGGAAGAGTTTTGTATCCTAGCTGCAATATCAGGTTTGAATTGTTCCAATTCTACAAAGACAATGACAAATCTGGGACGTCATCATCACCAG AAAGAAGAAAAGGCAAGTCGCCAATAATTATCTTGATTGTTGTGTTGGCAAGTATTTCTGTGACGTTATTCTTTTCAGCTTACTATTTTCTACATAAAAATGCAAGAAAGAGGCGTGCAGCTATTCTCGAAGATAATT TTGGTCTTGAAATGGCTACTTTAGAGTCGTTGCAATTTGATTTGGCTACCATTATAGCAGCAACTAATAGATTTTCAGACCAGAATAAAATAGGCAAAGGTGGATTTGGAGAAGTTTACAAG GGTATTCTTCTTGATGGATTACAAATAGCTGTAAAGAGATTATCAAAAAGTTCAAAGCAAGGATCAAATGAGTTCAAGAATGAAGTTTTATTAATAGCCAAACTTCAACATAGAAATCTTGTGACTCTAATTGGTTTTTGCCTTGAGGAACaagaaaaaatacttatttatgaATATGTGCCAAACAAGAGCCTTGATTACTTTCTATTTG ATTCTCAACCACAAAAGTTAAGTTGGTCCCAACGCTATAATATTATAGGAGGAATTATTCAAGGAATTCTTTATTTACATGAACATTCTAGACTAAAAGTTATACATCGTGATCTCAAACCCAGTAATGTTCTATTAGATGAatgtatgattccaaaaatttcaGATTTTGGTCTCGCCAGAATTGTTGAAATAAATCAAGACCAAGGGAGTACAAGTGTAATTGTTGGAACATA tgGTTATATGTCTCCAGAATATGCAATGTTCGGACAATTTTCTGAGAAGTCAGATGTTTTCAGTTTTGGTGTCATGGTTTTAGAGATTATAAGtggaaaaaagaatttcagTTCTTATGAATCACACCGTATTACTAATGGCCTCTTAAGCTAT GTTTGGAAACAATGGAGTGATCACACACCTTTGAACACATTGGACCCAGATATTACTGAAAATTATTCTGAAATTGAGGTCATCAAGTGCATTCAGATTGGTTTATTATGCGTTCAACAAGACCCTGATGCTAGACCTACAATGGTGACAGTTGCTTCATATCTGACTAGTCACCCTATTGAATTGCCAACACCACAAGAGCCTGCATTTTTCTTGCATGGTAGAATGGATGAAAATGCAGTTGCGAATGAATCAAGTTCCAACCAATCGATCAACACTTCTACACCATTAATATTCTCTAACAATCAAATGTCTATAAGCCAATTTCTTCCTCGATA